A portion of the Poecilia reticulata strain Guanapo linkage group LG23, Guppy_female_1.0+MT, whole genome shotgun sequence genome contains these proteins:
- the adipor2 gene encoding adiponectin receptor protein 2, which translates to MSPREKNTRNTSGSSTSHLSTAECPSHHGSVHECHEEDDRGEERDQNEDERSSDEGFMARTPLLQAHHAMEKMEEFVHKMWEGRWRVIPHDVLPDWLKDNDFLLHGHRPPMPSFRACFKSIFRIHTETGNIWTHLLGCLFFLCLGLMYMFRPNMSFVAPLQEKVVIGMFFLGAILCLSFSWLFHTVYCHSEGVSRIFSKLDYSGIAFLIMGSFVPWLYYSFYCSPQPCFIYLIIVCVLGLAAITVSQCDFFATPQYRAVRAGVFVGLGLSGVVPTLHFVISEGLIKATTIGQMGWLFLMATLYITGACLYAARIPERFFPGKCDIWFHSHQLFHILVVAGAFVHFHGVSNLQEFRYTAGGGCTEDGML; encoded by the exons ATGAGTCCACGGGAGAAAAACACACGCAACACCTCAGGCTCTTCAACCAGTCACCTCAGCACCGCAGAGTGCCCCTCGCACCATGGC TCTGTCCACGAGTGCCATGAAGAGGAcgacagaggagaggagagggatCAGAACGAGGATGAGAGAAGCAGCGACGAAGGCTTCATGGCGAGAACTCCGTTGCTGCAAGCTCACCACGCCATGGAAAAGATGGAGGAGTTTGTACATaag ATGTGGGAGGGTCGGTGGCGCGTCATCCCTCACGACGTGCTCCCGGATTGGCTGAAAGACAACGACTTCCTGCTCCACGGCCACAGACCACCGATGCCTTCATTTCGCGCCTGCTTCAAGAGCATCTTCAGAATCCACACAGAGACGGGGAACATTTGGACACACCTGCTAG GCTGCTTGTTCTTCCTCTGCCTGGGTCTCATGTACATGTTCAGACCCAACATGTCTTTTGTGGCTCCACTGCAAGAGAAGGTAGTaattgggatgtttttcctcggAGCCATCCTCTGCCTCTCCTTCTCCTGGCTCTTCCACACAGTCTACTGTCACTCAGAGGGCGTGTCCAGAATCTTTTCCAA ATTGGACTACAGTGGGATTGCCTTCCTGATCATGGGCTCCTTCGTCCCCTGGTTGTACTATTCTTTCTACTGCTCGCCTCAGCCCTGCTTCATCTACCTGATAATTGTGTGTGTCCTGGGTCTGGCTGCCATCACAGTTTCACAATGTGACTTTTTCGCTACTCCGCAGTACAGAGCAGTCAGAGCAG GAGTGTTTGTAGGTTTGGGTCTGAGCGGCGTGGTTCCCACCCTTCACTTTGTCATCAGCGAGGGTCTGATCAAAGCCACCACCATCGGTCAGATGGGCTGGCTGTTTCTCATGGCGACGCTCTACATCACCGGCGCCTGTCTGTACGCTGCTCGCATCCCAGAGAGGTTCTTCCCTGGCAAGTGTGACATCTGG TTCCACTCCCACCAGCTGTTCCACATCCTGGTAGTCGCCGGGGCTTTCGTCCATTTTCACGGCGTCTCTAACTTGCAGGAGTTTCGGTACACTGCAGGGGGCGGCTGCACTGAGGATGGCAtgctttaa
- the LOC103459310 gene encoding N-acyl-phosphatidylethanolamine-hydrolyzing phospholipase D-like, producing MEIPKSSDRAELEETTGLVEDGDLPQGAEGGKVDPRTPRKSSSSRSSRKSFRLDYRLEWLGHATVLVEMEGVNILTDPIFSQRASFLQFMGPKRYRGPPCTVEQLPRIDAVLISHSHYDHLDAGSVASLNARFGGELRWFVPLGLMDWLAKMGCENVMELDWWEENCVPGHDNVTFVCTPSQHWSKRTAWDDNRSLWSSWSVLGPNHRFFFAGDTGYCPSFQEIGRRFGPFDLAAIPIGAYLPRDVMKGQHVDPEEAVQIHQDLQAKQSVAVHWGTFALAYEVGC from the exons ATGGAGATACCAAAATCCTCAGACAGAGCAGAGCTGGAAGAGACAACAGGCCTGGTGGAG gatgGTGATTTGCCTCAAGGTGCCGAAGGTGGAAAGGTGGATCCTCGAACACCGAGGAAGAGCAGTTCCTCCCGCTCTTCCCGTAAGAGTTTCCGTCTGGACTACCGACTGGAG TGGCTGGGCCACGCTACAGTTCTGGTCGAAATGGAGGGGGTCAACATCCTGACTGACCCCATTTTCAGCCAGAGAGCATCATTTCTTCAGTTCATGGGACCCAAACGATACAGAGGACCCCCCTGCACAGTGGAACAG CTGCCGAGGATAGACGCCGTCCTCATCAGCCACTCTCATTACGATCATCTGGATGCTGGATCTGTTGCCAGCCTTAATGCACGCTTTGGAGGGGAGCTACGCTG GTTCGTACCCCTGGGTTTGATGGACTGGCTGGCCAAGATGGGCTGTGAGAACGTGATGGAGCTGGACTGGTGGGAGGAAAACTGCGTCCCGGGTCACGACAACGTCACGTTTGTCTGCACACCCTCTCAGCACTGGAGCAAACGGACAGCGTGGGATGATAACAGG TCTTTATGGAGTAGCTGGTCTGTTTTGGGTCCCAACCATCGATTCTTCTTCGCCGGCGACACAGGCTACTGTCCGTCCTTCCAGGAGATCGGACGCCGCTTTGGGCCATTCGACCTCGCAGCAATCCCAATTGGAGCGTACCTGCCCAG GGATGTGATGAAGGGACAGCATGTGGATCCAGAAGAGGCTGTTCAGATTCATCAGGACCTTCAGGCCAAACAGTCTGTAGCCGTACACTGGGGGACCTTCGCTCTCGCCTATGAGGTAGGATGTTAG